The genomic segment GCGTGCCGCTGGAGACCACGGCCAGCACCATCAACGTGGTCGCCACACAGGCCGAGAAGCTCAGTCGCGACACGCGCATCAGCGCCGGCAGCACGATGAAACCGCCGCCCACCCCCAGCAGCCCCGACAGCAGCCCGGCAACGCCGCCAATGCCGCTCATGATCACGGCGGTGCGCGGGGTCCAGCGAAAGCGCCCGGTGTCCGGGTGAATCGGACACAGCGGCGGCAGTTGCATCGACTCCGGCAGCGCCGTCGAGCCCTTGCGCAGCCTCCACAATTGGCGGCCGCCCGAAAGCACCAGCACCCCGGCGAACAGCAGCGCCAGCACGTCATGCGGGGCGCGGGCGCCCAACCACAGCCCCAGTGGCGACAACAGCAGGCCCACCGCCGCGATCAGCGATGCCGCGCGGTAACGCAGCAGCGATTCGCGAAAGCCACGCCACGCGCCCACAGTGGCGCCGATGGCCACGGCCAGCAACGACACCGGCACCGCCTCGGGCAAGGACAGGCCGAGCACGGCCATCAGCAGCGGTAGCGCCAACAACGTGCCGCCCGCCCCGGTGAGCCCCATCACCAGGCCAACGAACAGCCCCAGTGCAGCAGCGATCAGGATGGTTTCCATGGGGGGCGTCAGAGCGGCCAGATCAACAGAATCATCACGATCGCCACCCCGCCGACCAGTGCCTGCAACGGCAAGCCCAGCGGCCAGTAATCGCGAAATCGGTAGCCCCCCGGCCCCATCACCAGGGTGTTGGACTGGTGACCGACCGGGGTCAGGAAGGCGCACGACGCGCCGATGGCCACGGCCATCAGGAACGGGTCGGTCGACACCTCCAAGGTCTTGGCCACCCCGGCTGCGATGGGACACATCAACACGGCCGCGGCCGCGTTGTTGACGATGTCGGACAGGGTCATGGTGATGACCAGCACGGCGACCAGCCCCCACACCGGCGGCAGATCGCCCGCCCAGCCGCCCAGCGTGTTGGCGATGAGTTCGGCGCCGCCACTGGTTTCCAGCGCGGTGCCGACCGGAATCATCGCGCCGAGCAGGAGAATGATGGGCCAGTCGATGGCGCGGTAAGCATCACGCGCCGAGATCATGCTGACGCCCGCCATCACCAGCACGCAGGCGACAAAGCTGATGTGGATCGGCACCCAGCCGAACGCCGACATCGCGATTGCCGTGCCGAACAGGCCCACCCCGGCCCAGACGCGGCGGTCGTTGCCGATGCGCAGGTCACGGTCGGCCAGCGGCAAGCAGCCGAGCACCGACAGCACCTCGCCCAGCGATTCGCGTTCACCCTCGACAATCAGCACGTCACCGGCCGTGATCTTGACCCGTGACAGGCGCGTTTTCATCGACTGCCCCTGCCGCGACACCGCCAGCAGGTTGATGCCGTAACGCCAACGCAGATTCAGGCTGCTGGCAGTCTGGCCGTTAATGCGACCGTCGGGCAGCACCACGCACTCGACCAGTTGCACGTCATCGACTGCATCGAGTGTGTCGGTTTCGTCCTTGCCGCGACCGCCCAGGCTGAGCTTTTCGGCCTCCACCAGGGTCTTCAACGCATCAGCCTCAGCCTCGACCCAGAGCACGTCACCGGCGCGCAGCGGCACGTGACGATGCTGGATGGGAATGCGTTGCTCGTCGCGCAAAATCGTCAAGAGGGTGATGTTGTCGCCCAGCAGATCAGCCGCCTCGCGCAGGGTCTTGCCGACCCAGGCGTGGTCGTCCGGCACACGGATTTCGCTGCGGTAGCCTTCGACGTTGAAGTCAATGCCGTCGCCCAGTTCGCCGTCACGTTTCGGCAGCAGCCGCCAGCCAATCACCCCCAGAAACGCCACGCCGGCCAGCGCAATCACCACGCCCACGGGCATGTAATCGAACAGGGCGAAAGGCTGGTCGGCAATGCGCGCGCGGTACTGCGCGACGATGAGATTCGGCGGCGTGCCAATGGCCGTCATCAGCCCGCCCAGCAGCGAACCGAAGGCCATGGGCATCAGCACTTTCGACGGCGGCACGTCGCGGTCCTTGCAAAGCTTGATGGCCACCGGCATCAACAGCGCCAGCGCACCGACATTGTTCATGAAGGCCGACAGCAGCGCGACGATGGCGGTGAACAACATCACCTGCACCATGACGCCGCCCTTCACCGCCGTCAGCGGCCGGGCGATGGTGTCGACCACCCCGGCGTTGACCAGCGCCTGTGAAATCACCAGCACCGCCGCCACCGTAATGACCGCAGGGTGTCCCAGGCCCGCAAACGCCTCGCCAGCGTCGATATTGCCCAGCAGCACCAGCACCACCAGGGCGGCAATGGCCACGGCCTCGTAGGGGAAACGGTCCCAGACGAACAGCGCCAGGATCAGCGTCAGCACGATGAACACCGGTACGTAAGCCGGCAGGTCTGCAAGAAAACTCATGGCAACACCAGACTCCAGAGCGGAACGGTGATCAGCGACAGCAGAATGCCCACGCCCAGCACCGTGTTGGCCAGCGGCGGATCAAGCTGATGTTGGTCAGCCAAGATTGCCGCCGAAATCATCGGCGCCATCGCCGTCTGCAACACACCAATCGACATCACCGGCCCGCCGACCCCGGTCAGCAGCGCCAACCCGAGTGCCAACAGGGGCGCAAGCAGCAACTTCCACGACAGCGCAATGGCGACCGGGCCCCACTGTCCACGCTGCGGTTTGAGCTTGAAGCGCAGGCCCACCGAAAACAGCGCCAGCGGCACCAGGGTTATGGAGAAGCGCTCGAGTATCGTCGCCAGCGTTTCGGGCCAGCCGCCGAGCTGTCCCACGATCACGCCCACCACCAGGGCAATAAAGGCCGGGAACAGCAACACACGTTTGACCATCCCCGCCGGCGTGACCTGGGCACCCCCGTAGCGAGACGCAACCAACACGCCGCCCACCGCCAACATGATGAAACAGCCGAGCTGATCGGCCACAACGCCGAGTTGCAGGCCCTCGCGGCCGCGCAAGGCTTCGAGCAACGGATAACCCATGAACGAGGTGTTGCCGAGGCCGGTGACCAGAATCAGCCCGCCGATGGTGGCGCGCGACCAACCGGCGCGGCCGCCGATGAAGGCGATCAGCGCCCAGGCACCAAAGAACACGCCCCATTGGGTCAGCACCAGAAACCACAGCGCCGGGTCGAACTTGAGCGACGGCACGGTGCTCAGCACCAGCGCCGGCAATGCAATCTGGATCACCCACCAGTTCAAGGCCTGCGCCAAACCAATCGGCGGCCGGGCATAGCGCGCCACGCCGACGCCCAAGGCCAGGCACGCCAACAGCAGGGTGAACGCCGTGATCATCGGTTCGCCATCACGCCGCAATCACGCCGTGGCCGTAAGCGAGCAACTTGGTGTCGGCGGTGAGCAGGGTCAGTCCCTCACAGCGCGCCTGGGCCAGAAGCAGACGGTCGAACGGGTCGGCGTGCAGGGCGGGCAGGTCCTCCACGCCAGCGGCATGTACGGGGCGAATATCGACAAACGCGCAGCCCATTTCGGTAAAGATGCGCAGGGCCTCGGTGGCCGAGAACGGCAGCGGGTCACCTCGGTTGGGTTGCGCGAACTTGATGGCGATCTCCTGGAGGCTGACGGCACTCAGGAACAACGTGTTTGCAGGATCGAGCAGGCGCTTGCGGGTGCCTTTCTTGAGACGCGGATCACCGACCGCCGCCCAAACCGCGACGTGCGTGTCGAGCAGGTAGCGGACACTCACGAGTCGATGCCGAACAACCTCGCGACATCCGCGTTGAGCGCATCAAAGTCCTTTGGCGCCTTGTACCGGCCCTGATAAAGCCCCAACCGCACCTTGGGTCGCTTTTCCAGCGGGGCCAGCCGCGCCACCGGCTTACCGTTGCGGGCAATGATGATCTCTTTCTCTTCACCGCTTTCCACTGCGGCCACCAGCCGAGACAACGAGGTCTTGGCGTCGAGAATGTTCACCGGATTCATTTTTGACTCCTTCAACCCCGAAGGGCTTAGCCTGACCAGGCCAGACTAAGCATGATGCCCGGTTGAATCAAGCTCAGTGGTGGCCGCCACCCGTCTCTGGGCTTCAAGCACCGTAATCGCCGACATATTGATGATGCGCCGCACCGTGGCCGAGGCGGTCAGCACGCACACCGGCGCCGCACAGCCGAGCAGGACCGGGCCGATGGCGACGTTCTGGCCGGCAGCGGTTTTCAGCAGGTTGTAAGCAATGTTGGCGGCCGACAGGTTGGGCAATACCAGCAGGTTGGCGCTGCCTGTCAGCGTGGTCTCGGGCAGCGCGGCGGTGCGCAGATCGACGTCAAACGCGGCGTCGCCATGCATCTCGCCGTCGATCTGCAGACTTGGATCGGCGGCGCGGATCAACGCCAGGGCCTCGCGCATCTTGCGCGCGCCAGGGTCGTCGAAGGTGCCGAAATTGGAGTGCGACAGCAGCGCCACCGCCGGCTTCACGCCCAGCTCGCGCAACTTGGCGGCGGCCATCAGGGTGATTTCGGCGACCTCTGCGGCGTCCGGATCGAGATTGATGTGGGTGTCGACCAGATACACCGTGCGCCCCGGCAGGATCAACGCGTTCATCGCCGCGTACACCTTGGCCCCCGGCGCCCGACCAATGACCTGGTCAATGAAATCAAGGTGCACACGCGGCGCGCTGATGGTGCCGCACAGCAGCCCATCCACTTCGCCTTTGCGCAGCAGCATGGCGGCGATCAGCGTGGTGCGGCGCCGCATCTCCAGTCGCGCCCACGACGGCGTCATGCCATTGCGTGCCTGCAGGCGGCGGTATTCCTCCCAGTACTCGCGGTAGCGCGGGTCGGACTCGGGATTGACCACGGTGTAGTGCTCACCCTCGCGCAAGCGCAGGTGCTCCGATTCGATGCGCCGGGCAATCACGGTCGGTCGACCCACCAGGGTCGGGATGGCAATGTTTTCGTCCACCAGGGTCTGCACCGCGCGCAGCACGCGGGCGTCTTCGCCTTCAGCAAAGGCCAGACGCTTCTGCGCGGCCGGTACCTCGCGGGCAGCGGCAAACAGCGGTTTCATCAAGGTGCCGCTGTGGTGCACGAACTGGCGCAGACGGTCCTTGTAAGCACCCAGGCTGTCCAGCGGCCGGGTGGCGATGCCCTCGTCCATTGCCGCCTTCGCCACGGCCGGCGCGATCCGCACCAGCAGGCGCGGATCGAAGGGTTTGGGAATCAGATATTCGGGGCCAAACTGCAGCGCCGTGCCGCGATAGGCGCTGGCCACGGTGTCGTCGGCTTCTTCGCGCGCCAGTTGGGCAATGGCGTGCACGCAGGCGATTTCCATGCCCCGTGAGATGCCGGTCGCGCCCACGTCAAGCGCACCCCGAAACAGGAACGGGAAGCACAACACATTGTTGACCTGGTTCGGGTAGTCAGTACGGCCGGTGGCGATGATCGCCTGCGGCCGCACGGCGCGCGCCTCGTCGGGATTGATCTCGGGCGTGGGATTGGCCAACGCGAAAATGATGGGCCGCTCGACCATACGCGCCACCATCTCGGGCTTGAGCACGCCGCCCGCCGAGAGGCCGAGGAACATGTCCGCGCCCTCGATCACCTCACCCAACGCGCGTGCGTCGGTTGCCTGCGCAAACCCGGCCTTGATCGGGTCCATGAGTTCGGTGCGGCCTTGGTAGACCACCCCGGCCAGGTCGGTGAGCCACAGGTTGGCCTTGGGCAGGCCCAGTTCGACCAGCAACTTCACGCAGGCCAGCGCCGCCGCGCCGGCACCGCTGACCACCACCTTGATTTCGTCGATGGTCTTGCCGACGATCTCCAGCGCGTTGAGCGTGGCCGCGCCGACGATGATGGCGGTGCCGTGCTGGTCGTCATGGAACACCGGAATCTTCAACCGCTCGCGCAGCTTGCGCTCGACCTCAAAGCACTCCGGTGCCTTGATGTCCTCAAGGTTGATGCCGCCAAAAGTCGGCTCCAGCGCGGCAATCACCTCGACCAGGCGGTCGGGATCGGGCTCGTTCAATTCGAGATCGAAGACGTCGATGCCGGCGAATTTCTTGAACAGGACCGCCTTGCCTTCCATCACCGGTTTGGCCGCCAGCGGGCCGATGTTGCCCAGCCCCAGCACCGCCGTGCCGTTGGTGATCACCGCCACCAGATTGCCGCGCGCGGTAAAGCGGAAGGCATTGGCCGGGTCTTTGACAATCTCTTCACAGGCCGCCGCCACGCCGGGCGAGTAGGCCAACGACAAATCGCGCTGGTTGCTCATCGGCTTGGTGGGTGCAATCGCGATTTTTCCCGGAACGGGAAACTCGTGATAGTCGAGCGCGGCGTCGCGCAAGTCCTGATTGGGCTTCATTCAAAAATCTCGGTCGTGTCGGAGGTAAACCTGATGGACCCGGCGCACCCATCCGCAGGCAGCGCGCGGCCATCAGTGGGGTCGCGCCATATTTTGCCCCCCCGGCGGCAGGCGCGGGTCGACATAGCCTGAAAGCAGTAGAAAAAAGCGCGTGGGCCAGCAACGGCCGAGGCGTCCCGGTTTATATTGGCGAACTGGAAGGAGAATCCGCATCGCACAAAACATCCAGGAGGAAAACGGTGTTCGGACCGACGGCAGCGCCGTCCGAAGGTTGCCTTCCAAGGCACCGGGCCGCTGACGCGTGAAGCCACCCACCCCACCCTCGCAACGTCCAATGGTCAAGATTACGGCAGGCGATCGGGAGCAGGCACGCCGCACATTACTCGGCCTGGAAGACCGGGATGAAATCCTTTGCATTGTCGACGGTGACGGCCGTTTCTTGGACGTCAGCGGCGGGCTGCAGCGCGCAAGCGGTCTCCTGCCGGACGCGCTGGTGGGTCGCTGTTTCGCAGACATCGTGGTGAGCGAGGACCTGCAGGCGACGATGGAAAGGTTCAGCGCCCTGAAAAGCGAGGGCGCCAAGGTGACGTTCACCAACCGATGCCGCGATGGCCTGGGAAAGATTCACCATCTTCGATGGACCGGCACCTGGTCAGCCGAACGCGGCTTGGCATTTGTTTGCGGCCGTGACGTCACCGAACTCGCCGAAGCCACCGCCACACTCAAGGCCCGTGGAACGCTACTGGAAATGGCGGGAAAGCTCGCCCAGTTTGGCGGCTGGTCGCTGGATCTTCGCGACAACCGGCTGGTCTGGTCGAAGGAAATATTCGTCATCCTGGGGCTCCCCAACAATCGACCACCACTGAGCCTCGCTGGCGTGATGGCGCTGTTCACACCCAAGTCACAACAGGTCATCACTGAAACGCTTGCGCGGTGCCGCATCAAGGGCGGTGAATTTGACCTTGAGCTGCAGATGAGCACCTTGACCTATCGCCGGATCGAGGTGCGCATAACCGGCCGCTGCGAAGTCGACAGCCATCATCAGCCGACGCACATCATCGGTGCCCTGCAAGATATTTCACGGCAGAAGCTTGCGCAGCAAGACATTGAGCGGCTGGCCTACTTTGACCCCCTGACCGGGCTGGCCAACCGTCAGCGGCTGCACGAAAAAATTGGGCTTCAACGCTCAATCTGCAGCCGCAAGCAATTAAACGCTGCGCTGCTTAGCGTCAACATCGACAACTTCAAGACCTTCAACAACAGCCAGGGACACTTTGCCGGCGACCAACTGTTGATGCTGGTGGGCGAGCGGCTCAGCGCCAGCGCCCGGGATGTCGACTTGGTCGCGCGCACCGACGGCGACAATTTTGTGGTGTTGATGCGCGGGCTGGACCCTGATCCCGAGCGGGCCGCCACGCAGACCCGCAACCTGGCCAGCCGCATCATGACCAGCCTCACCGAAACCTATCGGCTTCGCGACGGACGTGAGCATCGACTGACGATCAGTGTGGGCATCGTGATGTTCGGCGAGGTGTCGAAAAGCGCCGACGTTCTGCTGCAGCAATCGGCGTTGGCCATGCAAGCGGTGAAGGCCGACGGTGGGCATGCAATCCGCTTTTTCGACCCGGTGTTGCAATCGGCTGCCAACAACCGCGCAAAAACCGAATCGGCGCTACGCAGCGCCATCGACACCGACGACCTGTTCCTGCATTTCGAGCCTCAGATAACGGCCAGCGGTCGGGCCGTTGCGGCCGAGGCACTGCTGCGCTGGGTCCATCCCTCGCTGGGTCTGATCAGGCCGGCCGACTTTATCCCGTTGGCCGAAGCCTCGGGCCTGATCATCCCGCTGGGGCGCCATGTGCTGAAGCAGGCCTGCAAATCGCTGATCCAATGGCGGCGCCATCCACAAACGGCGCATCTGAAAATCGCCGTCAATATCAGCGCTGCGGAATTCCGTCATGTCGACTTTGTCGAGCAAACCTTGGCCATCATCGCCGACAGCGGCGTCGACCCCCGGTGGCTCACACTGGAGCTCACTGAATCGCTGTTGCTGACCGACATCACCCAGGTGATCGAGCGGATGCATCGCCTCAAGGCCCATGGCATCCGCTTTTCACTGGATGACTTCGGCACCGGATACTCATCGCTCGCCTATCTGCAGCAGCTGCCGCTGGACCAGCTCAAACTCGACATGTCGTTCGTCGGCAAATTGCCAGACGATGCGCGCTCAGCCGCGATCGTGCGCACCATCATCGCGCTGGGTCGCAGCCTCGAACTCGAACTGATTGCCGAAGGTGTCGAAACCGAGGCACAGCGACAGTTCTTGCTGGACGCAGGCTGTGATGGCCTTCAGGGCCACCTGTTCACCCCCGCCCTGACCGCCGAGGCACTCGCGACCTGGTTGGCAAAACGTCAGGGCGGGGCTGACGCCTCGCCCTGAGTCGCTGCGCCGATCAGGCGGCCTTGAGTGTCGGCACCGCCTGACGAATCAGGTGATCAAACGCACTCAGCGCCGCCTTTGAACCCTCGCCCATGGCGATGATGATCTGCTTGTACGGCGCGGTGGTGACATCGCCCGCCGCGAACACGCCCGGCACCGAGGTCTGCCCCTTGGCATCGACGATCACTTCACCGCGCGGGCTGAGCGCCACCGTGCCCTTGAGGAAGTCGCTGTTGGGCAGCAGGCCAATCTGCACGAACACGCCCTCCAGTTCGACGCGCTGGTCCTGGTCGGTCGTCCGATCCTTGTAAATCAACCCGTTGACGCGCTGGCCGTCGCCGGTGACCTCGGTGGTTTGCGCCGAGGTGATCACCGTCACGTTGGAGAGACTGGCCAGCTTGCGCTGCAACACCGCGTCGGCGCGCAACTGGCCGTCGTATTCGATCAGGGTGACGTGACGGACAATGCCGGCAAGGTCAATCGCTGCCTCGACACCGGAGTTGCCGCCGCCGATCACCGCCACGCGCTTGCCCTTGTACAGCGGACCGTCGCAGTGCGGGCAATAGGCCACGCCTTTGTTGCGGTACTGGTCTTCGCCCGGCACGTTCATCTGCCGCCAGCGGGCGCCGGTGGCCAGAATCACGCTGCGGCTCGTCACCGTGGCGCCGCTTTCCAGCGTGACTTCAATCAGTCCGTCGCCCGGCGACAGACGGGCGGCGCGCTGCAGCTTCATCACGTCCACTTCGTAATCGCTGACATGGGCTTCGAGCGCCGTGACCAGCTTCGGGCCTTCGGTTTCCTTCACCGAAATGAAATTTTCGATGCCCAGGGTGTCGGCGACCTGCCCGCCGAACCGCTCGGCAATCACGCCGGTGCGGATGCCCTTGCGCGCCGCGTAGATGGCGGCCGACGCGCCGGCCGGTCCACCACCCACCACCAACACGTCGAACGGCGCCTTGGCACTGATCTTGTTGGCTTCGCGCTGCGCGGCGCCGGGGTCGGCCTTGGCGATGAGTTTGGCGAGAATCTCGTCGATGCCCATGCGCCCGGAACCAAACGGCTCGCCGTTCAGAAACACGCTGGGCACCGCCATGACTTCGCGACGCTCCACCTCGCTCTGGAACAGGGCACCGTCGATGGCCGTGTGACGTATGCGCGGGTTGAGTACCGCCATCACGTTCAGCGCCTGCACCACATCGG from the Polycyclovorans algicola TG408 genome contains:
- a CDS encoding sulfite exporter TauE/SafE family protein; the encoded protein is METILIAAALGLFVGLVMGLTGAGGTLLALPLLMAVLGLSLPEAVPVSLLAVAIGATVGAWRGFRESLLRYRAASLIAAVGLLLSPLGLWLGARAPHDVLALLFAGVLVLSGGRQLWRLRKGSTALPESMQLPPLCPIHPDTGRFRWTPRTAVIMSGIGGVAGLLSGLLGVGGGFIVLPALMRVSRLSFSACVATTLMVLAVVSSGTLGMALLSGRSLLWPIAVPFALLLVVGLLLGQRLGQRWAPHRVQAAFALLVLGVAGMLIHDALS
- a CDS encoding SLC13 family permease, with the protein product MSFLADLPAYVPVFIVLTLILALFVWDRFPYEAVAIAALVVLVLLGNIDAGEAFAGLGHPAVITVAAVLVISQALVNAGVVDTIARPLTAVKGGVMVQVMLFTAIVALLSAFMNNVGALALLMPVAIKLCKDRDVPPSKVLMPMAFGSLLGGLMTAIGTPPNLIVAQYRARIADQPFALFDYMPVGVVIALAGVAFLGVIGWRLLPKRDGELGDGIDFNVEGYRSEIRVPDDHAWVGKTLREAADLLGDNITLLTILRDEQRIPIQHRHVPLRAGDVLWVEAEADALKTLVEAEKLSLGGRGKDETDTLDAVDDVQLVECVVLPDGRINGQTASSLNLRWRYGINLLAVSRQGQSMKTRLSRVKITAGDVLIVEGERESLGEVLSVLGCLPLADRDLRIGNDRRVWAGVGLFGTAIAMSAFGWVPIHISFVACVLVMAGVSMISARDAYRAIDWPIILLLGAMIPVGTALETSGGAELIANTLGGWAGDLPPVWGLVAVLVITMTLSDIVNNAAAAVLMCPIAAGVAKTLEVSTDPFLMAVAIGASCAFLTPVGHQSNTLVMGPGGYRFRDYWPLGLPLQALVGGVAIVMILLIWPL
- a CDS encoding AEC family transporter, which produces MITAFTLLLACLALGVGVARYARPPIGLAQALNWWVIQIALPALVLSTVPSLKFDPALWFLVLTQWGVFFGAWALIAFIGGRAGWSRATIGGLILVTGLGNTSFMGYPLLEALRGREGLQLGVVADQLGCFIMLAVGGVLVASRYGGAQVTPAGMVKRVLLFPAFIALVVGVIVGQLGGWPETLATILERFSITLVPLALFSVGLRFKLKPQRGQWGPVAIALSWKLLLAPLLALGLALLTGVGGPVMSIGVLQTAMAPMISAAILADQHQLDPPLANTVLGVGILLSLITVPLWSLVLP
- a CDS encoding type II toxin-antitoxin system VapC family toxin translates to MSVRYLLDTHVAVWAAVGDPRLKKGTRKRLLDPANTLFLSAVSLQEIAIKFAQPNRGDPLPFSATEALRIFTEMGCAFVDIRPVHAAGVEDLPALHADPFDRLLLAQARCEGLTLLTADTKLLAYGHGVIAA
- a CDS encoding type II toxin-antitoxin system Phd/YefM family antitoxin, with the protein product MNPVNILDAKTSLSRLVAAVESGEEKEIIIARNGKPVARLAPLEKRPKVRLGLYQGRYKAPKDFDALNADVARLFGIDS
- a CDS encoding NADP-dependent malic enzyme translates to MKPNQDLRDAALDYHEFPVPGKIAIAPTKPMSNQRDLSLAYSPGVAAACEEIVKDPANAFRFTARGNLVAVITNGTAVLGLGNIGPLAAKPVMEGKAVLFKKFAGIDVFDLELNEPDPDRLVEVIAALEPTFGGINLEDIKAPECFEVERKLRERLKIPVFHDDQHGTAIIVGAATLNALEIVGKTIDEIKVVVSGAGAAALACVKLLVELGLPKANLWLTDLAGVVYQGRTELMDPIKAGFAQATDARALGEVIEGADMFLGLSAGGVLKPEMVARMVERPIIFALANPTPEINPDEARAVRPQAIIATGRTDYPNQVNNVLCFPFLFRGALDVGATGISRGMEIACVHAIAQLAREEADDTVASAYRGTALQFGPEYLIPKPFDPRLLVRIAPAVAKAAMDEGIATRPLDSLGAYKDRLRQFVHHSGTLMKPLFAAAREVPAAQKRLAFAEGEDARVLRAVQTLVDENIAIPTLVGRPTVIARRIESEHLRLREGEHYTVVNPESDPRYREYWEEYRRLQARNGMTPSWARLEMRRRTTLIAAMLLRKGEVDGLLCGTISAPRVHLDFIDQVIGRAPGAKVYAAMNALILPGRTVYLVDTHINLDPDAAEVAEITLMAAAKLRELGVKPAVALLSHSNFGTFDDPGARKMREALALIRAADPSLQIDGEMHGDAAFDVDLRTAALPETTLTGSANLLVLPNLSAANIAYNLLKTAAGQNVAIGPVLLGCAAPVCVLTASATVRRIINMSAITVLEAQRRVAATTELDSTGHHA
- a CDS encoding putative bifunctional diguanylate cyclase/phosphodiesterase, which gives rise to MVKITAGDREQARRTLLGLEDRDEILCIVDGDGRFLDVSGGLQRASGLLPDALVGRCFADIVVSEDLQATMERFSALKSEGAKVTFTNRCRDGLGKIHHLRWTGTWSAERGLAFVCGRDVTELAEATATLKARGTLLEMAGKLAQFGGWSLDLRDNRLVWSKEIFVILGLPNNRPPLSLAGVMALFTPKSQQVITETLARCRIKGGEFDLELQMSTLTYRRIEVRITGRCEVDSHHQPTHIIGALQDISRQKLAQQDIERLAYFDPLTGLANRQRLHEKIGLQRSICSRKQLNAALLSVNIDNFKTFNNSQGHFAGDQLLMLVGERLSASARDVDLVARTDGDNFVVLMRGLDPDPERAATQTRNLASRIMTSLTETYRLRDGREHRLTISVGIVMFGEVSKSADVLLQQSALAMQAVKADGGHAIRFFDPVLQSAANNRAKTESALRSAIDTDDLFLHFEPQITASGRAVAAEALLRWVHPSLGLIRPADFIPLAEASGLIIPLGRHVLKQACKSLIQWRRHPQTAHLKIAVNISAAEFRHVDFVEQTLAIIADSGVDPRWLTLELTESLLLTDITQVIERMHRLKAHGIRFSLDDFGTGYSSLAYLQQLPLDQLKLDMSFVGKLPDDARSAAIVRTIIALGRSLELELIAEGVETEAQRQFLLDAGCDGLQGHLFTPALTAEALATWLAKRQGGADASP
- the ahpF gene encoding alkyl hydroperoxide reductase subunit F, which gives rise to MLDSDLKAQLQSYLERAVRPIDIVANLDDSQGATDLQGLLADLQACSTQIRVRETRDAGTRAPAFTLNSPGQDIGVTFGGLPLGHEFTSLVLALLQVGGYPPKISDEQAAQIRGLDGAFAFETFYSLSCQNCPDVVQALNVMAVLNPRIRHTAIDGALFQSEVERREVMAVPSVFLNGEPFGSGRMGIDEILAKLIAKADPGAAQREANKISAKAPFDVLVVGGGPAGASAAIYAARKGIRTGVIAERFGGQVADTLGIENFISVKETEGPKLVTALEAHVSDYEVDVMKLQRAARLSPGDGLIEVTLESGATVTSRSVILATGARWRQMNVPGEDQYRNKGVAYCPHCDGPLYKGKRVAVIGGGNSGVEAAIDLAGIVRHVTLIEYDGQLRADAVLQRKLASLSNVTVITSAQTTEVTGDGQRVNGLIYKDRTTDQDQRVELEGVFVQIGLLPNSDFLKGTVALSPRGEVIVDAKGQTSVPGVFAAGDVTTAPYKQIIIAMGEGSKAALSAFDHLIRQAVPTLKAA